Within Alteromonas sp. LMIT006, the genomic segment TCATCTTCAGTGAAAGCCGGTGGTAATTCAGGTTCTTTATGCCCTCTAATGAATGTCGGACACATTTCAGAGCTCAGCAATGATGCATGAATTTGTTGAGAGATAACATTGTTGAGAGCGTCTGAAACCACAGGGACATAACAGGTAAATTGCAAAAGACTAATGGCTCGTTTTAACCATTGGTCAATGTATTGAGTGAGTTGCTGTTCGGATAGTTGGGCAAAGGTTTCAGCATTACCGGTACTGAATTTTGTGAAAGGATGCTTGGGGTTACAAGTAACCTTATCCACTTCTTGTAAGCGCCTAATTGGATCATTGCTACCGTGACTAAACTCTTGTGCAATGGTGTTGATTTCCAGAGAAACAATATTCGCCTCAACAGTAAAATGAGTTAAGTAGTTAATAAATAGTTCAAGAATTTTGGGTATTTCTGATTCGTTACAAAGCACATCAAATACCACTTCGCAGGGGCTTGTCTTAGCTGATGGCGCCTGTCCATATTGGGTAAAAAGGGTATTCAATCCATCCACATCAGAATTGCCACGCATCAGCAAGTGTTCACACAAATGCGCCAAACCAGGACAATCACTCGGATCGCTAAAGTACCCAGACATAATACTAATGGACACACCACTTTGTTGCGCTTGGACTATTCTTAAATGACGGGAATCAAATGTATTCACAGTTGTAAATACCCATATTGTGAGTGGCAATGATATCTTACAGCACTGAACAAAAATGCCTGATACTGAAGTCTATAGGTATAAAGTATCAGTTTTGTACTGGAAAGCACACTGGTATAATCAGTGTGGTTGATATTAATAGGTTTGTCCATGAAAGTTTTTGTGATGCGACATGGTGATGCGCATCTGGCTGCAGGTTCTGATATGCAGCGTCCTTTGTCCCCCATTGGTGAAAGCGAAGCCGCTCATGCAACAGCTTGGTTGCGTGAATTCTATTTTGCTGAACGTCCCAATATCGATTATGCGATGGTTTCACCTTATTTGCGGACCAAGCAAACCTTTACCAAAATCACAGAGCAATTTACTGTCACGCGTACCGAATACACACGAGACATTATTCCCTCCGCTTCGGCTGCCATTGCACATGATTATATGGATACGGTGTTGTCACTCCATCCAGAAATCAATAATGTATTATTGGTGGCTCATATGCCATTTGTTAGTTACTTTGTGGAATCCCTGACACAGTTGACACCGCCACTTTTTGCTACAGCCTCCATCGCTGTGATTGAATATGATAAATCTCTTTCTAAAGGTCATATGTTGGAGCATAAACAAGCATATTTCACTTAAGATTTGACTGATTAGACCGATAAAAGAATATCTACTTCAATGTGAGGGTGCCATGGATGGGACCAAAAAAATCGTTACCAACTCAGATCAAAGATATACTTCGCTACCATGCAAACCGCAAAGACTTTGCTGAAGATGAAGAGTATTTCTCATTGATGCGAGACTTAGGTGAGTTGGACGAAAAAGTCCACAATGTGAAAAGGCAAATCTTGTCCAACCGCAAAGCGAAAGAGCAGGCCAAGCAGTTTCAAAAACGTCTTTTTAACACGCCTGCCGACTAATCATTCGTTTCTGGAGGGTTATAAAAAAGTGGGATTACTCTAACGGTTTCAATCATATTTTCTGACCAATCAACAATCTCGACAGGGTAGCCATTTATTCTAAGAGATAAGCGATGCTCTGGTAGAGTTTGCAGGATCTCAAGGATCAAACCATTCATTGTTTTCGGCCCATCGGTCGGGAAAGACCAGCCCATTTCCTTGTTCAAATCTCGCAAGTTAGTACTACCATCTACCAAGATGCTACCATCTTGTTGTTTGTTCGTTTGTTTATGATGGTCCGGCACCATGTTAGTGGTAAAGTCGCCGATGATTTCTTCCAGGATATCTTCAAGTGTTACCAGACCTTGAATATCCCCATATTCATCGACCACTAAGCCTATGCGTTCACGCTCGGCTTGGAATTTGTACATTAGCTTGTGTAAAGGCGTTGAATCCGGTGTGTAGTAGATTTCTTTTACTGCGCGTAACAGGGTCGCTTTACTAAATTGTTCCTTAGAGAGCAATCTAAGCGCATCACGAACGTGAATAAAACCAACGGCATCATCTATGGTATCCCGGTACAGTAGTACTCTAGTGTGGTTTGCATAGGTTAACTGCTTGGCAATATCTTTCCACTCATCGTTGATATCAATTGCAAAGATATCATTGCGCGGCACCATGATATCTTCTGCGGTCACATGTTCTAATTCCAAAATGCTTAAGAGCATGTCTTGGTGTTTTTTGGGGATTAAATTCCCCGCTTCATACACGACGGTTCTCAGTTCTTCCGTACTCAGTTCGTCCCCTGAGGCATTGGTTGGATTGATTTTGAAAATCGCCAAAATACCGTTAGTGATCCCGTTTACTACCATCACAAACGGAAACAGCAAATACATTAAAGGTTTGAGTAAAAATGAAGATGGAAAGGCGATTTTTTCAGGATATAAAGCTGCCAGTGTTTTTGGCGTAACTTCAGCAAAAACCAATACAATTAACGTTAGAGCAAAGGTCGCAATAGCAATCCCTACATCGCCGAATAAACGCAGACCGATCACCGTGGCTATCGCTGAAGCGGCAATATTGACGAGGTTATTACCAATCAAAATTAAACCAATTAATCGGTCTGGGCGATCTAACAAATTTTGTACGCGTTTCGCTGTGCGATGGCCTTCATTAGTAAGGTGCTTCAAACGGTAGCGATTGAGCGACATCATGCCAGTTTCAGAACTGGAAAAATACGCCGAACACAAAATTAATAAACCAAGAATAATAAATAAAGTACTGGTTGCGATACTGTCCAAAAAAGCAAGCCTCTACAAAAGAAATTCACGAACAAAACGACTGCCAAAGTATCCGATGGTCAATAATATGACTCCGATAGCCGTCAGAGTAGTTAGGTGTTTGGTACTCAAGCCAATGCGAGTATGTAAGACTAATGCGGTAAAAAATACCAATAATGCAATCAAACTCAATACGGTTTTGTGAGCATGTTGTTGGGTAAGCATCGATGCCGATGTTGCAAATCCTGAAAATAGGGCAAATGCTAATAAAATACTGCCTAATCCAATGAGGCGATAGACCCAGGTTTCAACTTGTAGCAGAGGGGGCAAGCCACTTAGAGACAGTGCTTTGCTTTTGAGCTGTTTGTGGATAAAACGCATTTGGTAGGCATATAAAAGGGCGACCACAACACAGCCATAAGCAGTTAACGACAATATAATATGCAAAATAGAGCCTGCTGTCAGTGTGCCTATGACAGGTTGAGTATTGGGTGGTAAGAGCATGAGTAGCGCACACAAAGCACCAAACCCAAGGGTCACGGGCAGTAGAGTTAAATTGCCCAATAATCTACCAACAACAAGCAAAACCACGACCATACACCAGGCTAGCAAGTTCGCAATATTGACCATGCTCAAGTTTGCTTCACTTGGATGAAATAAAATTGTGTTTAAGAGGTATCCGTGAGCGCTTAAGGCGATAAAGATGAAACTGTATATGATGCCGGATTGGATAGGCCATGGATGTGATTTGACTGACATCGTTTGTTGCGCATACATAAAAGCGCCTGCAGCATAAGCCAGCGCTGTACACAGCAATAAAATACTGGTCATAACATCCTCAAAAAGGGCTGCACAATCAAAAGTTGAACTTGCAAGCCTACAAAAAAGCCACATTAATACTAATAATGCAGTAATATACCTTAACTTGTCGTTAGGTAAAACGGTATAATACAGTTAATTTATCATTTAATTGAAGCACAGAGCAAGGTGGCGCAATGTTTGAGAGTTTGAGCGAACGCTTATCCAGTACGTTGAAAAATATCAGCGGCAAAGGACGATTGACCGAAGATAATATCAAAGACACGTTGCGCGAAGTGCGCATGGCGTTGCTTGAAGCGGATGTCGCATTGCCCGTGGTGCGTGACTTCATCAAACAAGTCAAAGAGCGAGCGGTTGGGGTCGAAGTGAGCAAGTCACTTCAGCCTGGCCAGCAATTTATTAAAATTGTTCAAGCTGAACTTGAAGCAGTCATGGGGAGCACTAACGAAAGGCTTAATCTAGCTTGTCAACCACCCGCTGTTGTCCTAATGGCAGGCTTGCAAGGTGCAGGTAAAACCACTACTGTTGGTAAGTTAGCCAAATTACTCAAAGAGCGAGAAAAGAAAAAAGTCATGGTGGTCAGTGCTGACGTCTATCGTCCGGCGGCGATAGAACAGCTCAAGACCCTAGCGAATGATGTAGATGTGGAGTTTTTCCCCTCCAACATCATGCAAAAACCGATTGATATTGTCGAAAGTGCGATCAACCAAGCTAAAACCCAATTCGTCGAGGTGCTTCTTGTCGATACTGCAGGTCGTCTTGCCGTTGATGAAGCTATGATGGGTGAAATTCAAGCGTTACACAAAGCAGTGAAGCCGATTGAAACGCTATTTGTGGTCGATGCAATGACCGGTCAAGATGCTGCGAATACGGCAAAAGCATTTAATGAAGCGTTGCCTCTTACTGGCGTTGTGTTAACTAAGGCCGACGGCGATGCGCGTGGTGGTGCAGCCTTGTCCGTCCGTCATATTACGGGTAAACCAATCAAATTTATTGGTATGGGTGAAAAACTCGATGCATTGGAACCTTTCCATCCTGAGCGTTTGGCATCGCGTATTTTGGGAATGGGCGATGTACTGTCGCTAATCGAAGAAGTTGAGCGCAAGGTTGACAAAAACAAGGCCGAGAAACTGGCGCAAAAAGTGCAAAAAGGCAAAGGCTTTGATTTGCAAGATTTTAAAGAACAACTCGAACAAATGCGCAACATGGGTGGCATGATGGGCTTGCTCGATAAAATGCCGGGCATGGGCAATATGTCCGCACAAATCAAAGACAAAGCTGGTGATAAGCAATTCAATCAGTTTGAGGCCATTATTAACTCAATGACTCCGGCAGAGCGGGCGCGTCCAGAGGTCATCAAAGGCTCACGTAAAAAACGCATCGCCGCAGGCTCTGGCACACAAGTCCAAGACATTAACCGCTTATTGAAACAGTTTACGCAAATGCAGAAGATGATGAAAAAAATGTCTGGCGGCGGTATGTCGAAGATGATGCAGAAGATGAAAGGCATGATGCCTCCTGGAATGGGCGGCATGGGTGGACCAGGCGGCCCAAGTGGTATGGGCGGATTAGGTGGTCCTGGTGGACTGGGTGGCATGTTCCCACCGAAGCGCAAGTAATCAATCTTTTCATACGATTTATACAAAAGGGTGGCGATTGGCTGCCCTTTTTTATGCATTCTGTCGCATATCTGCATCAAACTATTCCTTTGCTTTGTGTTAAAAACCTGCGTATAATATGCCGTCCCGTGAATTGGGCTTTGTTTAAAAACAAATTGTTCAGGGCATGGGATATTTGTTAACAGTAACGCGACAACGAGTTTGAGGCATTTATGGTTACTATTCGTTTACAGCGTGGTGGCGCTAAAAAGCGTCCCTTTTATCAAGTAGTTGTGGCTGATTCACGTCGCGCACGCAACGGCAAGTTCATTGAAAACGTTGGATTTTTCAATCCTACAGCAACAGGTCAATCAGAGCGTTTACGCTTAGACCTTGAGCGCGTTGAATACTGGACTGGCGTTGGCGCAAGTTTGTCAGAACGCGTCACTAGCTTGGTAAAAGAAGCTAAAAAAGCAGCGGCTTAATCACAGATTTTGCAACTGAATTATGAGGGTATAGATGAGTTTAGCATCTGAAACGGTGGTTATTGGCAAAATCGGCGCTCCTTACGGAGTCAAAGGTTGGGTCAAAATCAACAGCTATACCCAAGAAGGCCAAGACATTTTTACTTATTCACCTTGGTTGGTGGGTGAGCTGAGAGTTGAGGTCGGTCAATGGCGCATGCACAACAAAAGCATGGTGGCTAAGTTAGACGGAATTGAGACTCGAGATGATGCTGAACGCATCAAAAATCTCGAAATTTCAATCACTGCGGAGCAGTTACCGGCACTGAGCGACGATGAATTTTATTGGCGTGAGTTGATTGGAATGAGTGTGGTCACCGTGCAGGGATACAATCTAGGCACAGTGAAAGACGTGTTTGCCACTGGCGCAAACGACGTTCTACAAGTCAAAGCCAATCTTAACGATGCATTTGGCCAAAAAGAAAGGTTATTACCCGTGTTATTCGATCAAGTGATTACTGAAGTCGAGCGCACAACAGGTACTATTACAGTCGATTGGGATCCTGCATTTTAATGTCTGGGCCAGAAACGAGTGGACTTGCACAGCAAGCACTTCGCATTAGCGTCGTGACACTCTTTCCAGAAATGTTTTCTGGATATCTGAGTCAAGGTGTCGTAGGTCGAGCAATACGTTCTGGGTTATTACAAGTAGATTTCTTTAATCCAAGAGATTTCACCCATGATCGCCATCGCACTGTAGATGATCGCCCTTATGGTGGCGGTCCAGGTATGCTGATGATGGTACAACCTTTAGCAGATGCAATCACTGCAGCCAAAGCGGCCGCAGATGAGCAACATATTGTGGTGTACTTATCGCCACAGGGAGAAACGCTATCGCATCAAGGTGCGGTGTCGTTTAGCCAGCAAGGCCACTTAATATTAGTGGCAGGGCGGTACGAAGGCATAGATGAACGCATTATCGAAGAATACATCGATTGCGAAATATCCATCGGCGATTATGTATTAAGCGGAGGCGAGTTACCGGCTCTGGTTATGATTGACGCCATTGCTCGTTTTGTACCAGGTGTGTTAGGTCATACTGATTCTGCGTTGGAAGATTCTTTTAGCAGCGGTTTATTGGATTGCCCACATTACACGCGCCCCGAAGTGCTAGATGGCAAAGCGGTCCCTGAGGTGTTACTAAGTGGTAATCACCAAAAAATTAGGCAGTGGCGATTAACGCAATCGTTATTAAGAACGAAACAGCGACGCCCTGATTTATTAAACAAGCTAGCTCTGACTGAGGAGCAACGCACGATTCTCGCGCAACTTGAGCGCGATGCGTTGCAGCGAGATGACAGTTAACTAGATAACGAGGTATATGATGAGTAAAGTCAATCAAGATATCATCAAGAAAATTGAGCAAGCACAGCTCAAGACAGACGTCCCGGCATTTGGCCCAGGTGACACTGTAGTGGTTAAAGTTCGTGTAAAAGAAGGCGATAAAGAGCGTCTTCAGGCATATGAAGGTGTTGTTATCGCTAAGCGTAACCGTGGCCTACATTCAGCTTTTACCGTACGTAAGATTTCTTCAGGCGAAGGTGTTGAACGTGTTTTCCAAACACACAGCCCAGCGATTGCTGAGATTGAAGTGAAGCGTCGTGGTGCTGTTCGTCGTGCGAAGTTGTATTACTTACGCGAGCGTTCAGGTAAATCTGCACGTATTAAAGAAAAGCTTAATTAATTTTAATTCTCGCGATTACGTTAACAAATATGAAAACCCCGTCCTAGTGACGGGGTTTTTGTTTTTTGCTGCTTAATAGCATCATCTCCGCGTCAATAATCTGACTGTCCAAAGAACTGCCACGAGTAAAATGTAAAAATTTTGACATTCTAATAGATGTTCCTATTTTAGCTCTCAATCTCTTCAAGCCCTGTTTGGCGAATAGAACTCCCTCATCCCTCTTATTTTTTCTTATTTTTTCTTATTTTCATTTTTGGTGCAAAACTTGCAAATTTAAACATACTTGCATAGGAGATGATTGCAAAACACGGTCAATACACTGGAATGTATCGGCAACCATGAAACGATAATTAAAATATTATGGAGACAATGTAAGATATGGATAATCATGCATTAATACATAACCATACTCATTCAAGTCGCTCGGGTCATATATCGAATGCCTTTCAACCAATGAGGGAGACCGATATTGTGAATAAGTACTCTACGCTAGTAAAGCGTATTTCACACCATCTAATGGCGCGTTTACCCCCATCAGTACAGGTGGATGATCTCATCCAATCCGGTATGATTGGTTTGCTCGAAGCCGCTAAAAATTTTGATGGCAGCAAGGGGGCAAGCTTTGAGACATTCGCTGGGATCCGAATTCGCGGGGCGATGCTAGATGAAATAAGAAAGGGCGATTGGACACCGCGTTCAGTTCACAAAAATTCTCGTTCTATTGCTGAGGCGGTTGCAACCGTTGAAAAAGAAACCGGTCATGATGCAAAAGACGTTGATGTGGCGCATAAATTGGGTGTGCCTTTAGCGCAATATCATCAAATGTTGTACAACGTGAATATCGGAAATTTTGTGGGGCTTGAAGATCTAGGCGTCACGGAAGACGTTATTGTGACGGATAAGAACAACAAGATAGACACACCTTATGATGAACTGGTGCAGGGTTCATTTCAAAAAGCCCTTGCAAGAGCGATTACTACATTACCAGAGCGTGATGCGACTGTGCTCTCACTGTATTATGACGAAGATTTGAAATTACGAGAAATAGGGGAAGTCATGAAAGTCAGCGAATCTCGAGTCAGCCAAATTCACAGTCAAGCCGTGCAAAAATTAAAACGAAAGTTAGGCAGTTGGCAAACTGAAGACGCCGTTTAAATCTAAGAAGATAACTTCTCGTCAAAAGTTAACATGAAAGGACGTAAGGTTAATTTTTAAGACGTTTAGACGTCTAGACGTAAATAATTTGACATTTTATCAAAATCCGACACAATACACATATGTAACGTGTAAGGATGTGTCATGCCGATTAGGATCCCTAGTGAACTGCCCGCATTAGAAATACTTTCAAACGAAAATATTTTCGTCATGGAGATGCAACGTGCCATGACGCAGGACATTCGTCCTATGCAAGTTGGGATCTTAAATCTCATGCCCAACAAAATAGAAACCGAAGTGCAAATACTGCGCTTGCTTTCAAATACGCCTCTGCAAATCAATATTGATTTAATTCGAATCGATAACAGTGTGTCCAAAAACACGCCGCAATCGCACATGGATGCGTTTTATAAAGATTTTTCATCTATTTCAAATAAGCAATATGACGGTTTAATTATCACCGGCGCTCCATTGGGCTTTATGGATTATGAAGCGGTGACGTATTGGGATGACATTACCGCCATTTTTGATTGGGCGCAAACCAATGTTCAGTCGACCTTGTATTTGTGCTGGGCGGCACATGCCGCGATGTATCATTTTCACGGGGTGGTGCGTGATATTCGTGCACAAAAACTTTCTGGTGTGTTTGAACATCAAGTCTTAGCGCCCACAAATGAGCTGATGCGCGGTTTTGATCCCGTGTTTTGGGCGCCACATTCTCGCTTTGGGGATATTCCGGTGGCAACGTATTCCAATACCGGTAATATTGACGTATTGGCCGCGTCTGATGAGGCAGGCGCATATATTTGTGCGACCCAAGACAAGCGCAATGTGTTCATAACCGGTCATCCCGAGTATGACTGTGATACGTTAGCACAAGAATACGTTCGCGATTTGGCAAATGGCAGTGAAGCAGGCAAACCACCTCAGATCCCGGTGAATTATTTTACCAATGACGATCCTGAACATGCGCCTATTGTCCGATGGCGTTCGCATGGCACTCTACTTTACACTAATTGGCTTAATTACTATGTGTATCAAACCACTCCTTATGATTTGACACAACTCGCAACTGGCAAGAGATAACCGCGTGAAGCATACCTTATTGTCGCTCGCACAAGAGCGTATTTTATTGTTGGACGGTGCCATGGGCACTATGATCCAAGCCTTAAAGTTTGACGAAAATGATTATCGCGGAGAGCGATTCGCCGATTGGCATTGTGATGTGAAAGGCAATAACGATCTGCTCGTGTTGACTCAACCTGAGGCAATCGCAACCATTCATAAAGAGTATTTGGCAGCAGGTAGCGATATCATTGAAACCAATACATTTAATGCAACAACGATTGCTATGGCTGATTACGATATGCAAGATGTTGCCTACGAAATAAATGTTGCGGCAGCGCGGATCGCAAAAGCGGCTTGTGAGGAATACTCAACACCAGAAAAACCTCGTTTTGTTGCTGGTGTACTTGGCCCGACAAACCGCACGGCATCGATTTCTCCGGATGTGAATGATCCGGGCAAACGCAATGTCACGTTTAGCGAGTTAGTGGAAGCCTACGAATCCGCGACCAAAGGTCTGATTGAAGGCGGAGCCGATCTGATCATGTTAGAAACGATATTTGATACGCTGAATGCAAAAGCGGCGGCATTTGCGGTGGAAAATGTCTTTGTCGAGATAGGTCAATCCTTACCAGTGTTAGTGTCCGGAACGATTACTGACGCCTCAGGACGAACGTTATCTGGCCAAACAACTGAAGCCTTTTATAATTCGATGCGGCACATTCAGCCGGTTGCGTTCGGACTAAATTGTGCTTTGGGGCCAGATGCATTGCGTGCGTATGTGGCGGAACTGTCTAATGTCTGTGAGGGGTTAGTCTCTGCCCATCCCAATGCAGGCTTGCCCAATGAATTCGGTGAGTATGACATGGACGCCGTTGAGATGGCACAGCATATCGAAGAATGGGCCAGCAGTGGTTTGGTAAATATCGTGGGTGGCTGTTGCGGTTCAACCCCTGAGCATATAGCTACGATGGCAAAAGCCGTTGCAGACAAAGCGCCACGTATTATCCCTGATATTCCGGTTAAGATGCGTTTATCCGGTCTTGAACCATTTACTCATTAGGGGGGCGTAATGCAATCAGCTTCCAGTTTTATCAATATCGGTGAGCGTACGAACGTCACCGGTTCAGCCGTCTTCAAACGATTAATCCTCAATGAAGAATACGAAGCCGCTCTAGATGTTGCTCGCCAGCAAGTCGAAAATGGCGCTCAAATCATTGACATCAACATGGATGAAGCCATGTTGGATTCGAAAGCGGCCATGGTGCGTTTTCTCAATTTAATCGCTGCAGAACCCGATATTTCTCGTGTGCCGATCATGATCGATTCTTCCAAATGGGAGGTGATCGAAGCGGGACTGCAGTGTGTCCAGGGCAAGGCGGTGGTCAAC encodes:
- the sixA gene encoding phosphohistidine phosphatase SixA, which gives rise to MKVFVMRHGDAHLAAGSDMQRPLSPIGESEAAHATAWLREFYFAERPNIDYAMVSPYLRTKQTFTKITEQFTVTRTEYTRDIIPSASAAIAHDYMDTVLSLHPEINNVLLVAHMPFVSYFVESLTQLTPPLFATASIAVIEYDKSLSKGHMLEHKQAYFT
- a CDS encoding HlyC/CorC family transporter, translating into MDSIATSTLFIILGLLILCSAYFSSSETGMMSLNRYRLKHLTNEGHRTAKRVQNLLDRPDRLIGLILIGNNLVNIAASAIATVIGLRLFGDVGIAIATFALTLIVLVFAEVTPKTLAALYPEKIAFPSSFLLKPLMYLLFPFVMVVNGITNGILAIFKINPTNASGDELSTEELRTVVYEAGNLIPKKHQDMLLSILELEHVTAEDIMVPRNDIFAIDINDEWKDIAKQLTYANHTRVLLYRDTIDDAVGFIHVRDALRLLSKEQFSKATLLRAVKEIYYTPDSTPLHKLMYKFQAERERIGLVVDEYGDIQGLVTLEDILEEIIGDFTTNMVPDHHKQTNKQQDGSILVDGSTNLRDLNKEMGWSFPTDGPKTMNGLILEILQTLPEHRLSLRINGYPVEIVDWSENMIETVRVIPLFYNPPETND
- a CDS encoding inner membrane protein YpjD, which gives rise to MTSILLLCTALAYAAGAFMYAQQTMSVKSHPWPIQSGIIYSFIFIALSAHGYLLNTILFHPSEANLSMVNIANLLAWCMVVVLLVVGRLLGNLTLLPVTLGFGALCALLMLLPPNTQPVIGTLTAGSILHIILSLTAYGCVVVALLYAYQMRFIHKQLKSKALSLSGLPPLLQVETWVYRLIGLGSILLAFALFSGFATSASMLTQQHAHKTVLSLIALLVFFTALVLHTRIGLSTKHLTTLTAIGVILLTIGYFGSRFVREFLL
- the ffh gene encoding signal recognition particle protein → MFESLSERLSSTLKNISGKGRLTEDNIKDTLREVRMALLEADVALPVVRDFIKQVKERAVGVEVSKSLQPGQQFIKIVQAELEAVMGSTNERLNLACQPPAVVLMAGLQGAGKTTTVGKLAKLLKEREKKKVMVVSADVYRPAAIEQLKTLANDVDVEFFPSNIMQKPIDIVESAINQAKTQFVEVLLVDTAGRLAVDEAMMGEIQALHKAVKPIETLFVVDAMTGQDAANTAKAFNEALPLTGVVLTKADGDARGGAALSVRHITGKPIKFIGMGEKLDALEPFHPERLASRILGMGDVLSLIEEVERKVDKNKAEKLAQKVQKGKGFDLQDFKEQLEQMRNMGGMMGLLDKMPGMGNMSAQIKDKAGDKQFNQFEAIINSMTPAERARPEVIKGSRKKRIAAGSGTQVQDINRLLKQFTQMQKMMKKMSGGGMSKMMQKMKGMMPPGMGGMGGPGGPSGMGGLGGPGGLGGMFPPKRK
- the rpsP gene encoding 30S ribosomal protein S16; translated protein: MVTIRLQRGGAKKRPFYQVVVADSRRARNGKFIENVGFFNPTATGQSERLRLDLERVEYWTGVGASLSERVTSLVKEAKKAAA
- the rimM gene encoding ribosome maturation factor RimM (Essential for efficient processing of 16S rRNA), with the protein product MSLASETVVIGKIGAPYGVKGWVKINSYTQEGQDIFTYSPWLVGELRVEVGQWRMHNKSMVAKLDGIETRDDAERIKNLEISITAEQLPALSDDEFYWRELIGMSVVTVQGYNLGTVKDVFATGANDVLQVKANLNDAFGQKERLLPVLFDQVITEVERTTGTITVDWDPAF
- the trmD gene encoding tRNA (guanosine(37)-N1)-methyltransferase TrmD, which gives rise to MSGPETSGLAQQALRISVVTLFPEMFSGYLSQGVVGRAIRSGLLQVDFFNPRDFTHDRHRTVDDRPYGGGPGMLMMVQPLADAITAAKAAADEQHIVVYLSPQGETLSHQGAVSFSQQGHLILVAGRYEGIDERIIEEYIDCEISIGDYVLSGGELPALVMIDAIARFVPGVLGHTDSALEDSFSSGLLDCPHYTRPEVLDGKAVPEVLLSGNHQKIRQWRLTQSLLRTKQRRPDLLNKLALTEEQRTILAQLERDALQRDDS
- the rplS gene encoding 50S ribosomal protein L19, yielding MSKVNQDIIKKIEQAQLKTDVPAFGPGDTVVVKVRVKEGDKERLQAYEGVVIAKRNRGLHSAFTVRKISSGEGVERVFQTHSPAIAEIEVKRRGAVRRAKLYYLRERSGKSARIKEKLN
- a CDS encoding RNA polymerase sigma factor FliA, with the protein product MRETDIVNKYSTLVKRISHHLMARLPPSVQVDDLIQSGMIGLLEAAKNFDGSKGASFETFAGIRIRGAMLDEIRKGDWTPRSVHKNSRSIAEAVATVEKETGHDAKDVDVAHKLGVPLAQYHQMLYNVNIGNFVGLEDLGVTEDVIVTDKNNKIDTPYDELVQGSFQKALARAITTLPERDATVLSLYYDEDLKLREIGEVMKVSESRVSQIHSQAVQKLKRKLGSWQTEDAV
- the metA gene encoding homoserine O-succinyltransferase; protein product: MPIRIPSELPALEILSNENIFVMEMQRAMTQDIRPMQVGILNLMPNKIETEVQILRLLSNTPLQINIDLIRIDNSVSKNTPQSHMDAFYKDFSSISNKQYDGLIITGAPLGFMDYEAVTYWDDITAIFDWAQTNVQSTLYLCWAAHAAMYHFHGVVRDIRAQKLSGVFEHQVLAPTNELMRGFDPVFWAPHSRFGDIPVATYSNTGNIDVLAASDEAGAYICATQDKRNVFITGHPEYDCDTLAQEYVRDLANGSEAGKPPQIPVNYFTNDDPEHAPIVRWRSHGTLLYTNWLNYYVYQTTPYDLTQLATGKR
- a CDS encoding homocysteine S-methyltransferase family protein, translated to MARDNRVKHTLLSLAQERILLLDGAMGTMIQALKFDENDYRGERFADWHCDVKGNNDLLVLTQPEAIATIHKEYLAAGSDIIETNTFNATTIAMADYDMQDVAYEINVAAARIAKAACEEYSTPEKPRFVAGVLGPTNRTASISPDVNDPGKRNVTFSELVEAYESATKGLIEGGADLIMLETIFDTLNAKAAAFAVENVFVEIGQSLPVLVSGTITDASGRTLSGQTTEAFYNSMRHIQPVAFGLNCALGPDALRAYVAELSNVCEGLVSAHPNAGLPNEFGEYDMDAVEMAQHIEEWASSGLVNIVGGCCGSTPEHIATMAKAVADKAPRIIPDIPVKMRLSGLEPFTH